The following are encoded in a window of Haloplanus vescus genomic DNA:
- a CDS encoding response regulator — translation MTETDSREEGTDSSKPSADESEKASVLIVDDEPRVCEAFELWLQDAYQVVTATGGEEALSKMDDDIDVVLLDRHMPGLSGDEVLSRIREAGYDCRIAMVTAVDPDFDIVDMPFDHYVSKPVDGDTLQRVVDRLLQIERYGDKLSDLYGVSQKLGTLEAEKTRSELAESEKYTDLVERRDTLRREVDDIVASLDPDEINNLFETMAGPDEWTG, via the coding sequence ATGACTGAGACAGACAGCCGCGAGGAGGGGACGGACAGTTCGAAGCCGAGCGCAGACGAAAGCGAGAAAGCGTCGGTGTTGATCGTCGACGACGAACCGCGCGTCTGCGAAGCGTTCGAGCTCTGGTTACAGGACGCGTATCAGGTCGTGACCGCGACGGGTGGGGAAGAGGCGCTGTCGAAGATGGACGACGATATCGACGTGGTGTTGCTCGACCGGCACATGCCGGGGCTGTCCGGCGACGAAGTCCTCTCGCGGATTCGCGAGGCGGGCTACGACTGCCGGATTGCGATGGTCACGGCCGTCGACCCCGACTTCGACATCGTCGATATGCCCTTCGACCACTACGTCTCGAAACCGGTGGACGGCGACACGCTACAACGGGTCGTCGACCGACTGCTACAGATCGAACGCTACGGGGACAAACTGTCCGACCTGTACGGTGTCAGCCAGAAACTCGGGACACTGGAAGCCGAGAAAACACGGTCCGAGTTGGCCGAGAGCGAGAAGTACACCGACCTCGTGGAGCGCCGCGACACGCTCCGGCGCGAAGTCGACGACATCGTGGCGTCGCTCGACCCCGACGAAATAAACAATCTGTTCGAGACGATGGCTGGCCCCGACGAGTGGACGGGTTAA
- a CDS encoding redoxin domain-containing protein, translated as MVSTGDTAPTFTATLGTAEHESFDLDDHLGDGPVVLAFFPGAFTPPCRNEMIALQNHLGDFEDAGATVFGISADSPFSQGAFREEHGLEFDLVSDMGGDAIRAYDLEMSIPDLGLHGIANRAVYVLDDDGVVTFSWVADDPTNEPDYDAILDAVRDA; from the coding sequence ATGGTTTCGACTGGTGACACGGCACCGACGTTCACGGCGACGCTCGGCACGGCAGAGCACGAATCGTTCGACCTCGACGACCACCTCGGTGACGGCCCCGTCGTCCTCGCGTTCTTCCCCGGGGCGTTCACCCCGCCCTGCCGAAACGAGATGATCGCCCTCCAGAACCACCTCGGCGACTTCGAGGACGCGGGCGCGACGGTGTTCGGCATCAGCGCCGACTCGCCGTTCTCGCAGGGCGCGTTCCGCGAGGAACACGGTCTGGAGTTCGACCTCGTGAGCGACATGGGGGGCGACGCCATCCGCGCCTACGACCTCGAGATGTCGATTCCGGACCTCGGCCTGCACGGCATCGCGAACCGCGCCGTCTACGTCCTCGACGACGACGGCGTCGTCACGTTCAGCTGGGTGGCCGACGACCCGACGAACGAACCGGACTACGACGCGATTCTCGACGCGGTCCGCGACGCCTAA
- a CDS encoding ABC transporter permease — protein MALLDRLTDPVVVRGLYQVAAATVLAAVVIGISSLRDLGLERELGGSFVRGFVQVIAMGALIGALFAIPLAYSGLLLAAMVCYAAWESRKRGDGVPHAFRISILALGLGSAVVIVTMVAAGAIERTVRNLVPVGGMIIANAMKTNSLTLDRFQSEVESNREEIEAVLALGVPPERAISEFVTESVRASLIPVVDAMRTLGLVYIPGMMSGMILGGANPIYAAEYQFVIMGMIFAAGGLTSMTASLLLGRAAFTDAAQLRRFESSDPTLLGTLRSLR, from the coding sequence ATGGCGCTGCTCGACCGACTGACCGACCCCGTCGTGGTTCGCGGGCTGTATCAGGTGGCGGCGGCGACAGTGCTCGCGGCCGTCGTCATCGGAATCTCCTCACTCCGTGACCTCGGGCTAGAGCGCGAACTCGGCGGGTCGTTCGTCCGGGGATTCGTCCAAGTCATCGCCATGGGCGCGCTCATCGGCGCGCTCTTCGCCATCCCGCTGGCCTACTCGGGACTCTTGCTCGCGGCGATGGTGTGTTACGCGGCGTGGGAGTCGCGCAAGCGCGGCGACGGCGTCCCTCACGCCTTCCGTATCTCGATACTCGCGCTGGGTCTCGGGTCGGCCGTCGTCATCGTCACGATGGTCGCGGCGGGCGCCATCGAGCGGACGGTCCGGAATCTCGTCCCCGTCGGTGGGATGATTATCGCCAACGCGATGAAGACCAACTCGCTGACGCTGGACCGCTTCCAGAGCGAGGTGGAGTCGAACCGCGAGGAAATCGAGGCCGTCCTCGCACTCGGCGTCCCGCCGGAGCGCGCCATCTCCGAGTTCGTCACCGAGTCCGTCCGCGCGTCGCTCATCCCCGTCGTCGACGCGATGCGGACCCTCGGGTTGGTGTACATCCCCGGCATGATGTCGGGGATGATTCTCGGCGGCGCGAACCCCATCTACGCCGCGGAGTACCAGTTTGTCATCATGGGGATGATATTCGCGGCGGGGGGGCTGACCAGCATGACGGCCAGCCTCCTCCTCGGGCGGGCGGCGTTCACCGACGCCGCGCAACTCCGCCGGTTCGAGTCGAGCGACCCGACGCTGCTCGGAACGCTCCGGTCGCTCCGTTAG
- a CDS encoding PAS domain S-box protein has product MGAFEESGVATSELDALVRDTEFFRSLVENGSDAIVTIDEESTIRYANESVERVFGYQPEELIGEQLTKIMPERLHDAHLEGIEHYVETDERALDWNDIELPAKRRDGEEIPLSVTFEEHRYDGERVFSGIMRDISGRVEREEELERQNERLERFASIVSHDLREPLQTAQATLAVAQAGDEEALDELDSVFDRMETLIDDVLTLAKQGETVGEPEPVDLGAVASDAWETTDTAGATLVVDDDLPAVTADPERLRTLFENLFRNSVEHGSTNNRSRADDSVEHGSTDSRTESGDSVEHAGVPADSLTVRVDSLDGGRGFAVADDGTGFDGAETDHLFDHGYTTSQTGTGFGLSIVDEIARAHGWTVTATTGDDGGARFEIETND; this is encoded by the coding sequence ATGGGAGCGTTCGAAGAGTCGGGAGTCGCGACGAGCGAACTGGACGCGCTCGTTCGGGACACCGAGTTCTTCCGCTCGCTGGTCGAGAACGGCTCCGACGCAATCGTCACCATCGACGAGGAGAGCACGATTCGCTACGCCAACGAGTCGGTCGAGCGCGTCTTCGGCTATCAGCCAGAGGAACTCATCGGGGAGCAACTGACGAAGATCATGCCCGAGCGGTTGCACGACGCGCATCTGGAGGGAATCGAGCACTACGTCGAGACGGACGAGCGAGCGCTCGACTGGAACGACATCGAGCTCCCGGCGAAGCGTCGCGACGGCGAGGAGATACCGCTCTCGGTCACGTTCGAGGAGCACCGCTACGACGGCGAACGCGTCTTCTCGGGCATCATGCGCGACATCTCCGGCCGGGTCGAGCGCGAAGAGGAACTCGAACGGCAGAACGAACGGCTCGAGCGGTTCGCGAGCATCGTCTCCCACGACCTGCGCGAACCGCTCCAGACCGCGCAAGCGACGCTCGCGGTGGCACAGGCGGGCGACGAGGAAGCGCTCGACGAACTCGATTCGGTGTTCGACCGCATGGAAACGCTCATCGACGACGTGCTGACGCTGGCGAAACAGGGCGAGACCGTCGGCGAACCCGAACCCGTCGACCTCGGCGCCGTCGCATCGGACGCGTGGGAGACCACCGACACGGCGGGGGCGACGCTCGTCGTCGACGACGACCTACCAGCGGTGACGGCAGACCCAGAACGCCTCCGGACGCTGTTCGAGAATCTCTTCCGGAATAGCGTGGAGCATGGCTCCACGAACAATCGGTCACGGGCCGATGATAGCGTTGAACACGGTTCAACAGATAGCCGGACGGAGTCCGGCGATAGCGTGGAGCACGCCGGAGTCCCGGCCGACTCGCTGACGGTTCGTGTCGACTCGCTCGACGGGGGCCGCGGTTTCGCCGTCGCGGACGACGGGACTGGCTTCGACGGCGCCGAGACGGACCACCTGTTCGACCACGGCTACACCACGAGCCAGACGGGGACTGGCTTCGGCCTGAGCATCGTCGACGAAATCGCCCGCGCCCACGGGTGGACCGTCACCGCGACGACGGGCGACGACGGCGGGGCACGCTTCGAGATAGAAACCAATGACTGA
- a CDS encoding ABC transporter ATP-binding protein yields MTDVRADHLSYEIDGERILDGVSLDVGSGETMAIVGPSGAGKSSLLRLLNRLDEPTGGTVHLDGTDYRTIDPQELRKRVGLVPQDPALRSGTVRENVTIGPRLRGETVSEERLANLLDAVGLAGYADRTTSDLSGGEAQRVAIARTVVNDPEVILLDEPTASLDSAAEAEVERLLDDLLASGERTAVLVTHDERQAERLADRVARLDDGRIVDVGRPKEVIA; encoded by the coding sequence ATGACAGACGTACGCGCCGACCACCTGAGTTACGAAATCGACGGCGAGCGCATTCTGGACGGGGTATCGCTCGACGTGGGGAGCGGGGAGACGATGGCCATCGTCGGTCCGTCCGGTGCGGGGAAGTCGTCGCTGCTCCGCCTGCTCAACCGCCTCGACGAACCGACGGGCGGTACTGTGCATCTCGACGGGACCGACTATCGGACTATCGACCCGCAGGAACTCCGGAAGCGCGTCGGACTGGTGCCACAGGACCCCGCGCTCCGGTCGGGGACCGTCCGCGAGAACGTCACCATCGGCCCGCGTCTCCGCGGGGAAACTGTGTCCGAGGAGCGACTGGCGAACCTGCTCGACGCCGTGGGCCTCGCGGGGTACGCCGACCGAACGACGAGCGACCTCTCGGGCGGCGAGGCACAGCGAGTCGCCATCGCCCGGACCGTCGTCAACGATCCCGAAGTAATCCTCTTGGACGAACCGACGGCGAGTCTGGACAGCGCCGCGGAAGCCGAGGTGGAACGCCTGCTCGACGACCTTCTCGCCTCCGGTGAGCGGACGGCCGTCCTCGTCACGCACGACGAGCGACAGGCGGAGCGACTGGCCGACCGCGTGGCACGGCTCGACGACGGCCGAATCGTCGACGTGGGGCGGCCGAAGGAGGTGATCGCGTGA